The following proteins come from a genomic window of Corynebacterium crudilactis:
- a CDS encoding aspartate:alanine exchanger family transporter gives MLDFLAANPMIALVVILAIGLALGQIKFLGLSLGAAAVLFVALGFATANPEISIPAIVYQLGLAMFVYVIGLSAGPAFFSEFAKKGWKLTIFMILLLLTLIGLAWVLIKGLGLNAAIGTGMFTGALTSTPGMAAVVELIEGIDPSLASEPVIGYSLAYPGAVLGSILVAAVGAKLLKVNHREDAREEGLITAPLVWKGVQLKAGITGRVGDLPRLAGQSIIATRIVDDPHSHRLADPELPITEGMELLINGTEEAVDNAIKALGEERETKIEDTELIYTRLTVSNPDVAGRTVAELDTVTHGFMIARIRQGDSEVVPKPDTVLNYSDRIRVVSAPGRVAEVRKFLGDSEKSLADVNLLPFAIGLALGLLVGAIPIPLPGGTTMSLGFGGGPIIVGLILGALKHSGPVTWQMPFHANRTISTLGLALFLAGVGTSAGAGFRAALTDSSSFIYMGGGLLITLVSALLCVAIGVWVLHLKWDEAMGVAAGATTNPAIISYLNGQTGTDLASRGYATVYPTAMIGKILGAQILFLLL, from the coding sequence GTGCTTGATTTCTTAGCTGCAAACCCCATGATCGCCTTGGTGGTCATTTTGGCCATCGGTTTAGCATTGGGCCAGATTAAATTTTTGGGATTATCGCTTGGAGCCGCAGCAGTGCTGTTTGTGGCTTTGGGTTTTGCTACTGCGAACCCGGAGATCTCCATACCTGCCATTGTGTATCAGCTGGGCTTGGCGATGTTCGTGTACGTTATCGGACTATCTGCCGGCCCCGCATTTTTTAGTGAGTTTGCGAAAAAGGGCTGGAAACTCACCATTTTCATGATCCTGCTGTTGCTGACGCTCATTGGTTTAGCGTGGGTGCTAATCAAAGGCCTCGGGCTCAATGCAGCCATTGGCACAGGCATGTTCACCGGCGCATTGACCTCGACACCAGGAATGGCAGCCGTGGTGGAATTAATCGAAGGCATTGATCCAAGCCTTGCCAGTGAACCTGTTATTGGATACTCCCTGGCTTATCCCGGTGCCGTCTTGGGCTCAATTTTAGTAGCGGCAGTTGGTGCAAAACTACTGAAAGTAAATCACCGTGAAGATGCCCGCGAAGAAGGCCTGATCACCGCACCGTTGGTCTGGAAAGGTGTGCAACTTAAAGCTGGAATTACCGGCCGTGTGGGGGATCTTCCTCGCTTGGCTGGACAAAGTATCATTGCCACCAGAATCGTGGACGATCCACATTCGCACCGCCTCGCTGATCCAGAGTTACCCATCACCGAAGGCATGGAACTACTGATCAACGGCACTGAAGAAGCCGTAGACAACGCGATTAAAGCCCTGGGTGAAGAACGCGAAACCAAAATTGAAGATACCGAACTGATCTATACCCGCCTGACCGTATCGAACCCAGACGTTGCTGGTCGAACCGTTGCAGAACTCGATACTGTTACCCACGGTTTTATGATTGCGCGTATCCGCCAAGGCGATTCTGAAGTAGTGCCGAAGCCGGACACCGTGCTTAATTATTCAGACCGCATCCGCGTGGTGTCCGCGCCGGGACGTGTTGCGGAGGTCCGAAAATTCCTTGGTGATTCTGAAAAGTCTCTTGCAGATGTCAATCTGCTTCCTTTTGCCATTGGTTTAGCGCTTGGCTTATTAGTTGGTGCGATTCCGATTCCACTTCCGGGAGGAACCACCATGTCGCTTGGTTTTGGTGGTGGCCCAATCATCGTTGGCCTTATTTTGGGCGCGCTCAAGCACAGCGGTCCTGTGACATGGCAGATGCCATTTCACGCTAACCGTACTATTTCCACCTTGGGTTTGGCGCTATTTTTGGCGGGTGTGGGTACCTCTGCCGGTGCAGGGTTTAGAGCTGCGCTGACGGATTCTTCATCATTTATTTATATGGGCGGTGGCCTGTTGATCACGCTTGTGTCTGCATTGTTGTGTGTCGCGATTGGTGTGTGGGTGCTGCATCTAAAATGGGATGAAGCAATGGGAGTGGCTGCTGGTGCAACAACTAATCCAGCGATCATTTCCTATCTCAACGGACAAACCGGAACTGATCTGGCAAGCAGAGGATATGCCACCGTGTATCCCACTGCGATGATCGGTAAAATATTGGGCGCCCAGATATTGTTCTTGCTGCTCTAG
- a CDS encoding alpha/beta fold hydrolase → MTTTLGSLQLEEITLTLPLAADVTDARTIDVFARIATRVGGEDLPYLVFLQGGPGNESPRPSLHPLNPNWLGVALEEYRVVMLDQRGTGRSTPVGNEILAKPTEDVVEYLSHLRADGIVRDAEALREHLGIAQWNLLGQSFGGFTTLHYLSRHADALDNVFITGGLSAIDRPSEDVYANCYNRMRRNSEEFYRRFPQLRDTFRGLVDRARAGEIILPTGEVVSESRLRSLGHLLGSNDGWFDLYNLLELDPTSNAFTHDLAGLLPFGNRNPIYYVLHESSYADGVVTNWAAERVVPEDFREDATLLTGEHVFQEWTDTVPSLKPWKEVALALAQQEWPKLYDAAALENSQAKGAAAVYANDVFVPLDYSLETAQHLPGVHVFITSQHEHNGLRASSGTVLKHLFDLAHGREVR, encoded by the coding sequence ATGACAACAACACTGGGTTCGCTACAGCTCGAAGAAATCACTTTAACCCTCCCGCTTGCTGCAGACGTTACAGATGCGCGCACCATTGATGTGTTTGCACGGATTGCTACCCGTGTCGGTGGCGAGGACCTGCCATATTTGGTGTTCCTGCAGGGTGGTCCAGGAAATGAATCACCTCGGCCAAGTTTGCATCCCTTAAACCCAAATTGGTTGGGTGTTGCGCTGGAAGAATATCGTGTGGTCATGCTGGATCAGCGTGGTACCGGCCGCTCCACTCCAGTGGGCAATGAGATTTTGGCGAAGCCTACAGAAGACGTAGTGGAGTACTTATCCCACCTTCGTGCAGACGGCATTGTGCGTGATGCGGAAGCACTCCGTGAGCACCTAGGTATTGCGCAGTGGAATCTTTTAGGCCAGTCCTTTGGTGGCTTTACCACCTTGCATTACCTCTCCCGTCACGCAGACGCTTTGGACAATGTCTTTATTACAGGTGGCCTCAGCGCTATTGACCGCCCATCTGAGGATGTTTATGCCAATTGCTATAACCGCATGCGCCGTAATTCGGAGGAATTCTACCGCCGGTTCCCACAGCTGCGTGATACCTTCCGGGGTTTAGTCGATCGTGCTCGTGCCGGAGAAATTATCCTGCCCACCGGCGAGGTTGTCTCCGAATCACGGCTGCGTTCCTTAGGGCACCTGCTGGGTAGCAACGACGGCTGGTTTGATCTCTACAACCTGCTGGAATTAGACCCAACATCCAATGCCTTCACCCATGATTTGGCTGGACTTTTGCCTTTCGGCAATCGCAATCCGATCTACTATGTGCTCCATGAATCCTCCTATGCAGATGGTGTAGTGACCAATTGGGCTGCAGAACGTGTAGTGCCAGAAGATTTCCGCGAAGATGCCACCTTGCTCACCGGTGAACATGTTTTCCAAGAATGGACAGACACCGTTCCATCGCTGAAACCATGGAAAGAGGTGGCTTTGGCCTTGGCACAACAGGAATGGCCAAAGCTCTACGATGCCGCTGCATTAGAAAACTCCCAGGCTAAAGGTGCGGCAGCTGTCTATGCCAATGATGTCTTCGTGCCGCTGGATTATTCCCTAGAAACTGCCCAGCACCTGCCCGGCGTTCATGTTTTTATCACCAGCCAACATGAACACAATGGTCTTCGTGCCAGCTCTGGCACCGTATTGAAGCACCTTTTCGATCTTGCCCACGGCCGAGAGGTACGCTGA
- the tsaB gene encoding tRNA (adenosine(37)-N6)-threonylcarbamoyltransferase complex dimerization subunit type 1 TsaB — translation MLVLALDTSTPDLIVGIVDSATGLTRAETIIEDTRAHNEQLTPTVQKTLSDASLNFADLDAVVVGCGPGPFTGLRVGMVSAASFGDALGVPVFGVCSLDAIAHNIGAEKLEHALVATDARRREIYWATYRSGQRELGPDVIAPASIAIDGDLDAISIPEHLMEKLPEELHTTTMLKGKPAPASLVAVADFSTEPQPLVPLYLRRPDAKEPKPKPKSAAIPEVDLS, via the coding sequence GTGTTAGTACTAGCCCTAGACACCTCAACCCCTGATCTCATCGTTGGAATCGTAGATTCTGCAACGGGACTCACGCGTGCCGAAACCATCATCGAAGATACTCGCGCACACAATGAGCAACTCACGCCCACCGTCCAAAAGACACTCTCAGATGCCTCGCTTAACTTTGCAGACCTTGATGCAGTAGTCGTTGGCTGTGGCCCCGGACCTTTTACCGGCCTTCGCGTGGGCATGGTATCCGCGGCATCCTTCGGCGATGCTCTCGGAGTCCCAGTCTTTGGAGTCTGCTCCCTGGATGCCATCGCGCACAATATTGGTGCAGAAAAGCTTGAGCATGCACTGGTGGCCACCGATGCGCGCCGCCGTGAAATCTACTGGGCAACCTACCGCTCCGGTCAGCGTGAACTTGGACCAGATGTGATTGCACCTGCAAGCATTGCCATTGATGGGGATTTAGATGCCATCTCTATTCCTGAGCACCTGATGGAAAAACTTCCTGAAGAACTCCACACCACCACCATGCTCAAGGGCAAACCTGCCCCAGCAAGCTTGGTCGCAGTCGCTGATTTCAGCACTGAACCACAACCCTTGGTTCCGCTGTATCTACGCCGACCAGATGCCAAAGAACCAAAGCCCAAGCCTAAATCCGCAGCTATCCCAGAAGTGGATCTTTCATGA
- the rimI gene encoding ribosomal protein S18-alanine N-acetyltransferase: MSEQFELRELRREDAQRCADLEQMLFPGDNPWPRDVFAVEFSHPTNFYIGAFDDTLLVAYAGLAMMGPVDDPEFEIHTIGVDPEYQRKGLGRVLMDQLMHAADSHDGPVFLEVRTDNVPAISMYEAFEFQQLGIRKNYYRPSGADAYTMQRPRLSDRRKDHTTDTEGTSS; encoded by the coding sequence ATGAGTGAACAATTCGAACTAAGAGAACTACGCAGAGAAGATGCCCAACGCTGCGCAGACCTCGAACAGATGCTCTTTCCTGGAGATAATCCCTGGCCAAGAGATGTCTTCGCCGTGGAATTCTCCCACCCCACCAATTTCTACATCGGCGCTTTCGATGACACGCTCTTGGTCGCCTACGCAGGTCTAGCCATGATGGGCCCTGTCGATGATCCAGAATTCGAAATCCACACCATCGGCGTTGACCCGGAATACCAGCGCAAAGGCCTCGGCCGTGTGCTCATGGATCAACTGATGCATGCCGCTGATAGCCACGACGGTCCAGTTTTTCTGGAAGTGCGAACCGACAACGTGCCGGCAATCTCCATGTATGAAGCATTTGAGTTCCAACAGTTGGGTATACGGAAAAACTACTACCGCCCTTCCGGTGCAGATGCCTACACCATGCAACGACCACGCCTGAGCGATAGAAGAAAAGACCACACCACTGATACCGAGGGGACATCAAGCTAA
- the tsaD gene encoding tRNA (adenosine(37)-N6)-threonylcarbamoyltransferase complex transferase subunit TsaD, whose product MIVLGIESSCDETGVGVVKLDEQGNLEVLADSVASSMQEHARFGGVVPEIASRAHLESMVPVMRAALKQAGVEKPDAVAATVGPGLAGALLVGASAAKAYAAAWNVPFYAVNHLGGHVAVANLEGETLPHSVALLVSGGHTQLLEVDAVGLPMKELGSTLDDAAGEAYDKVSRLLGLGYPGGPVIDKLARRGNSEAIAFPRGLMKRSDSRHDFSFSGLKTAVARYVEASERNGEVISVEDVCASFQEAVCDVLTRKAVRACGDVGAKVLLLGGGVAANSRLRELAQERCKNAGIELRVPRFNLCTDNGVMIAALAAQRIHEGAQESPISVGTDPSLSVETPQVF is encoded by the coding sequence ATGATTGTTTTAGGAATTGAAAGCTCCTGCGATGAAACCGGCGTAGGTGTCGTCAAACTAGATGAACAAGGAAATCTTGAAGTCCTTGCAGATTCTGTTGCCTCCTCCATGCAGGAACATGCCCGTTTCGGCGGCGTCGTGCCAGAAATCGCCTCCCGTGCGCACCTGGAATCTATGGTCCCCGTGATGCGTGCAGCGCTGAAACAGGCGGGCGTCGAGAAGCCAGATGCAGTAGCCGCAACAGTCGGCCCAGGTTTGGCAGGCGCACTGCTGGTTGGCGCCAGCGCTGCCAAAGCCTATGCCGCAGCATGGAACGTCCCGTTTTATGCCGTCAACCACCTGGGTGGACACGTCGCTGTGGCCAACCTCGAAGGCGAAACACTGCCACACTCTGTCGCACTGCTGGTCTCCGGCGGACACACACAACTCCTCGAAGTAGACGCCGTCGGCCTACCCATGAAGGAATTGGGCTCCACACTCGACGACGCCGCCGGCGAAGCGTATGACAAAGTCTCCCGACTCCTCGGACTTGGCTACCCAGGCGGCCCCGTGATCGATAAATTAGCGCGCCGGGGCAACTCAGAAGCAATTGCTTTCCCGCGTGGTTTGATGAAGCGCTCTGATTCTCGCCATGATTTCAGTTTCTCTGGCCTGAAAACTGCCGTGGCGCGTTATGTGGAAGCATCTGAGCGCAACGGAGAAGTCATCTCTGTGGAAGATGTATGTGCATCTTTCCAGGAAGCCGTATGCGATGTACTTACCCGTAAAGCGGTGCGCGCCTGTGGCGATGTGGGTGCAAAGGTACTGCTTTTGGGAGGTGGCGTGGCTGCGAATTCGCGTTTGCGTGAGCTAGCTCAAGAGCGATGCAAGAATGCAGGCATTGAATTGCGGGTGCCACGATTTAATTTATGCACCGACAACGGTGTCATGATTGCGGCGTTGGCAGCCCAAAGGATCCATGAAGGCGCACAAGAATCACCTATTTCGGTGGGAACTGATCCTTCTTTGTCCGTTGAGACTCCTCAGGTGTTTTAA
- a CDS encoding bifunctional ADP-dependent NAD(P)H-hydrate dehydratase/NAD(P)H-hydrate epimerase yields MKSVFSVDQIRRAENTLFEFQTDSDELMISAASAVADVALAMLAGPAPSPSSEESILLLVGPGGNGGDALYAGAFLAEEGHHVDALLLGNGKVHQSALSYFESLGGRVIADFPLHYMYRLVIDGLYGIGGRGGLSVELACLVESFSSSGIPILAIDVPSGVHADTGEIPPGVMITVDGFDQDAPMARQKVPAHINAEVTITFGGLRRAHAVSPACGEVLLADINIAGGGGKSLSAELLHIQNIDETPQIFASAAWPKEQSLFERAKFAETAPHIQKIGQHFMILNMEPSPDHDKYSGGIVGIVAGSDIYPGAAVLAVKAAVRATSSMVRYVGPAVNFVLHAQPEVVATQSLQDTGRVQAWVYGPGRGLAAEQQAELAELLNQPEPLLIDADGLSLLERSAELRQALKQRSARTVLTPHKGEFERVADSLRIEGVEIPEAHKDPIGAAQALSTELDCCVLLKGRFTVVAAHDFVHVINSGHSWLATPGSGDVLAGLIGAHLAQSYAELNRLPEFFPDLVLSDSAIYTQVAPAVTIHSVAAALAARTEFGAAPTSAGFIADAIPAATAKVDLKRIG; encoded by the coding sequence ATGAAATCAGTCTTCTCCGTTGACCAGATCCGACGCGCAGAAAACACCCTTTTTGAGTTTCAAACAGATTCGGATGAGCTGATGATCTCAGCGGCATCAGCCGTTGCAGATGTAGCACTAGCCATGCTCGCGGGTCCCGCGCCTTCGCCCTCAAGCGAAGAATCCATCCTGCTTTTAGTCGGTCCGGGTGGCAACGGTGGAGATGCCTTGTATGCGGGTGCATTCTTAGCGGAGGAAGGCCACCACGTTGATGCTTTGCTGTTGGGAAATGGCAAAGTACATCAATCGGCATTGTCTTATTTTGAGTCTTTGGGCGGACGCGTCATCGCAGATTTTCCACTCCATTACATGTACCGCTTGGTCATTGATGGTTTGTATGGCATCGGTGGTCGGGGAGGGCTTTCCGTCGAGCTGGCGTGTTTGGTGGAGTCTTTTTCCTCCTCCGGAATACCCATTTTGGCCATCGATGTTCCTTCTGGGGTGCACGCTGATACCGGAGAGATCCCACCTGGGGTGATGATCACCGTTGATGGTTTTGATCAAGATGCTCCAATGGCTCGCCAGAAGGTACCCGCTCATATCAACGCTGAGGTCACTATTACTTTTGGTGGTTTGCGTCGGGCTCATGCGGTAAGTCCTGCATGCGGTGAAGTGTTGCTTGCCGATATCAATATTGCAGGTGGCGGTGGAAAATCTTTATCGGCGGAGCTGCTGCACATCCAGAATATCGATGAGACACCGCAGATATTTGCCTCTGCGGCGTGGCCCAAGGAGCAGTCGCTTTTTGAGCGTGCCAAGTTTGCTGAAACTGCGCCGCATATTCAGAAAATCGGCCAACATTTCATGATTTTAAACATGGAGCCAAGTCCGGATCATGATAAATATAGTGGCGGAATTGTTGGCATTGTAGCTGGCAGTGATATTTATCCTGGGGCTGCAGTGCTGGCTGTAAAAGCTGCGGTACGTGCGACGAGTTCGATGGTTCGTTATGTCGGACCTGCGGTGAATTTTGTGTTGCATGCGCAGCCGGAGGTCGTCGCAACGCAGTCCTTGCAGGACACTGGCCGTGTGCAGGCGTGGGTGTATGGGCCCGGGCGTGGGCTGGCTGCCGAGCAGCAGGCGGAGCTTGCGGAATTGCTTAACCAGCCAGAGCCTTTGCTTATCGACGCCGACGGCCTGTCTTTACTTGAGCGCTCAGCGGAGCTTCGGCAGGCGCTCAAGCAGCGCAGTGCACGAACTGTGTTGACACCACACAAAGGCGAATTTGAGCGCGTTGCGGATAGCTTGCGTATCGAGGGCGTGGAGATACCCGAAGCACACAAAGATCCCATTGGTGCTGCGCAAGCTTTATCTACAGAATTGGATTGCTGCGTGCTGCTCAAAGGCCGCTTCACCGTGGTTGCCGCACATGATTTTGTACATGTGATTAATTCCGGGCATTCCTGGTTGGCAACACCTGGTTCTGGGGATGTGCTGGCAGGACTTATCGGTGCGCATTTGGCACAAAGCTATGCGGAATTAAATCGGTTGCCTGAGTTTTTCCCAGACCTCGTGCTGTCTGATTCCGCGATTTATACTCAGGTAGCTCCGGCAGTCACCATTCATTCAGTTGCTGCAGCATTGGCAGCGCGTACGGAATTTGGTGCTGCGCCCACCTCAGCAGGGTTCATTGCCGATGCTATTCCTGCGGCAACAGCTAAGGTGGATTTAAAACGAATTGGCTAG
- the groES gene encoding co-chaperone GroES, with translation MANVNIKPLEDKILVQINEAETTTASGLVIPDSAKEKPQEATVIAVGPGRFDDKGNRIPLDINEDDVVIFSRYGGTEIKFGGVEYLLLSARDILAIVEK, from the coding sequence GTGGCAAACGTCAACATCAAGCCGCTTGAGGACAAGATCCTCGTTCAGATCAACGAAGCAGAAACCACCACCGCTTCCGGCCTGGTCATTCCAGATTCTGCTAAGGAAAAGCCACAAGAGGCAACCGTTATCGCTGTTGGCCCAGGCCGCTTCGATGACAAGGGTAACCGCATCCCACTAGACATCAACGAAGATGACGTTGTTATCTTCTCCCGTTACGGTGGCACCGAGATCAAGTTCGGTGGCGTGGAGTACTTGCTTCTCTCCGCTCGTGACATTCTCGCAATCGTCGAGAAGTAG
- the groL gene encoding chaperonin GroEL (60 kDa chaperone family; promotes refolding of misfolded polypeptides especially under stressful conditions; forms two stacked rings of heptamers to form a barrel-shaped 14mer; ends can be capped by GroES; misfolded proteins enter the barrel where they are refolded when GroES binds) has translation MAKLIAFDQDAREGILRGVDALANTVKVTLGPRGRNVVLDKAFGGPLVTNDGVTIARDIDVEDPFENLGAQLVKSVAVKTNDIAGDGTTTATLLAQALIAEGLRNVTAGANPIELNKGIAAAAEKTLEELKARATDVSDTKEIANVATVSSRDEVVGEIVAAAMEKVGKDGVVTVEESQSIETALEVTEGISFDKGYLSPYFINDNDTQQAVLENPAVLLVRNKISSLPDFLPLLEKVVESNRPLLIIAEDIEGEPLQTLVVNSIRKTIKVVAVKSPYFGDRRKAFMDDLAIVTKATVVDPEVGVNLNEAGEEVFGTARRITVSKDETIIVDGAGSAEEVEARRGQIRREIANTDSTWDREKSEERLAKLSGGIAVIRVGAATETEVNDRKLRVEDAINAARAAAQEGVIAGGGSALVQIAETLKAYAEEFEGDQKVGVRALATALSKPAFWIAANAGLDGAVVVARTAAMENGEGFNAATLEYGNLINDGVIDPVKVTHSAVVNATSVARMVLTTEASVVEKPAEAVSGGHEGHHHH, from the coding sequence ATGGCAAAGCTCATTGCTTTTGACCAGGACGCCCGCGAAGGCATTCTCCGGGGCGTTGACGCCCTGGCAAACACTGTCAAGGTAACCCTCGGCCCACGTGGTCGCAATGTGGTTCTTGATAAGGCATTCGGCGGCCCTCTGGTCACCAACGACGGTGTCACCATTGCCCGCGACATCGATGTCGAGGATCCTTTTGAAAACCTTGGCGCACAGCTGGTGAAGTCAGTAGCAGTTAAGACTAATGACATCGCTGGCGATGGCACCACCACTGCAACCCTGCTTGCTCAGGCACTCATTGCTGAGGGCCTGCGCAACGTTACTGCTGGTGCAAACCCAATCGAGCTCAACAAGGGCATCGCTGCAGCCGCAGAGAAGACCTTGGAAGAGCTGAAGGCTCGCGCAACCGATGTGTCTGACACCAAGGAAATTGCGAACGTTGCTACTGTTTCATCCCGCGACGAAGTCGTCGGTGAGATCGTTGCTGCAGCGATGGAAAAGGTTGGAAAAGACGGTGTTGTCACCGTTGAGGAGTCCCAGTCCATCGAGACCGCTCTCGAGGTCACCGAAGGTATTTCCTTTGACAAGGGCTACCTTTCCCCTTATTTCATCAACGACAATGACACTCAGCAGGCTGTCCTAGAAAATCCTGCAGTGCTCCTTGTACGCAACAAGATTTCTTCCCTTCCAGACTTCCTCCCATTGCTGGAGAAGGTTGTGGAGTCCAACCGTCCTTTGCTGATCATCGCAGAAGACATCGAGGGCGAGCCTTTGCAGACCCTGGTTGTGAACTCCATCCGCAAGACCATCAAGGTCGTTGCAGTGAAGTCCCCATACTTCGGTGATCGTCGTAAGGCGTTCATGGATGACCTAGCTATTGTCACCAAGGCAACAGTTGTGGATCCAGAAGTTGGCGTCAACCTCAACGAAGCAGGCGAAGAAGTTTTCGGTACTGCACGTCGCATCACCGTTTCCAAGGACGAAACTATCATTGTTGATGGTGCAGGCTCTGCAGAAGAGGTGGAGGCACGTCGCGGACAGATCCGTCGCGAAATCGCCAACACTGATTCCACTTGGGACCGCGAAAAGTCTGAAGAGCGTTTGGCTAAGCTCTCCGGTGGCATTGCTGTTATCCGTGTCGGTGCAGCAACCGAAACTGAAGTCAACGACCGTAAGCTGCGCGTCGAAGATGCCATCAATGCTGCTCGTGCAGCTGCACAAGAAGGTGTTATCGCTGGTGGCGGTTCTGCTTTGGTGCAGATCGCGGAGACTCTGAAGGCTTATGCAGAAGAGTTCGAAGGCGACCAAAAAGTTGGCGTTCGCGCGCTAGCTACTGCTTTGAGCAAGCCAGCATTCTGGATTGCTGCAAATGCAGGCCTCGACGGTGCTGTTGTAGTGGCTCGTACCGCTGCGATGGAAAACGGCGAAGGCTTCAACGCTGCAACTCTGGAATACGGCAACCTGATCAACGACGGTGTCATTGACCCAGTCAAGGTCACTCATTCCGCAGTTGTGAACGCAACTTCTGTTGCACGCATGGTTCTGACCACTGAGGCTTCTGTTGTTGAGAAGCCAGCTGAGGCAGTATCCGGCGGACACGAAGGGCATCATCACCACTAA